Proteins encoded in a region of the Fundulus heteroclitus isolate FHET01 chromosome 2, MU-UCD_Fhet_4.1, whole genome shotgun sequence genome:
- the chst6 gene encoding carbohydrate sulfotransferase 6, producing MSLRCRVNFNTMIFLVVLQGVAVVMFCNWYIQISPCDSAPPKGKVHVLLLSSWRSGSSFLGQVFSQHPSVFYLMEPAWHVWTKVQKPGARVLRMAVRDLMRSVYQCDFSVMDAYMPENYNVSNLFMWYQSRALCSPPACSVTPRSQMSNETQCQKKCDAQGLEKVEEACHAYSHVVLKETRFFELESLYPLLQDPSLDLRIVHLVRDPRAVMRSREESAKAFDRDNAVVLEQRNVPAGNVQYEVMQEICRSHVRINERAILKPPPFLRGRYKMIRYEDVARNPLKEIGDIYDFVGLEMTSEMEEWIYRVTHGQGKGSRKEAFQITSRNAAKVSQAWRTMLPYNKVKRVQDVCKGAMSLLGYRTVDSDKEQKRLDIDLLVPRVPYEFSWVPAKTQPDVRS from the coding sequence ATGAGTCTGCGCTGCAGAGTGAACTTCAACACGATGATTTTCCTGGTGGTCCTGCAGGGAGTAGCAGTGGTGATGTTCTGCAACTGGTACATTCAGATAAGCCCCTGTGACTCCGCTCCCCCCAAAGGCAAGGTTCACGTGTTGCTGCTGTCGTCGTGGCGGTCGGGCTCCTCCTTCCTGGGTCAGGTCTTCAGTCAGCACCCGTCTGTTTTCTACCTCATGGAGCCCGCCTGGCACGTGTGGACCAAGGTGCAGAAACCCGGGGCGCGAGTCCTCCGGATGGCCGTGCGGGATCTGATGCGGAGCGTGTACCAGTGCGACTTCTCGGTGATGGACGCCTACATGCCCGAGAACTACAACGTTTCCAACCTGTTCATGTGGTACCAGAGTCGGGCGCTGTGCTCGCCTCCAGCCTGCTCGGTCACACCGCGCAGCCAGATGAGCAACGAGACCCAGTGCCAGAAGAAATGTGACGCTCAAGGTTTGGAGAAGGTGGAGGAGGCCTGTCACGCTTACAGCCACGTGGTTCTAAAAGAAACCCGCTTTTTTGAGCTGGAATCCCTTTATCCGCTTCTGCAAGACCCCAGCCTGGACCTGCGCATCGTTCACCTTGTTCGAGACCCGCGGGCCGTGATGCGGTCCAGAGAGGAATCGGCCAAAGCCTTTGACCGGGACAACGCCGTCGTCCTGGAGCAGAGGAACGTGCCCGCAGGCAACGTGCAGTACGAGGTCATGCAGGAGATCTGCAGGAGCCACGTGCGGATCAACGAGAGAGCGATACTGAAGCCTCCTCCGTTCCTGAGAGGTCGCTACAAAATGATCCGCTATGAAGACGTGGCGCGCAACCCGCTGAAGGAGATCGGTGACATCTATGACTTTGTGGGTTTAGAGATGACCAGTGAGATGGAGGAATGGATCTACAGGGTGACCCACGGACAGGGCAAAGGCAGCAGGAAGGAGGCTTTTCAGATCACCTCTAGGAACGCCGCCAAAGTCTCGCAGGCGTGGCGCACCATGCTGCCCTACAACAAGGTCAAACGCGTTCAGGACGTTTGCAAAGGGGCCATGTCGCTGCTCGGCTACAGGACGGTGGACAGCGATAAGGAGCAGAAGAGGCTCGATATCGATCTGCTCGTTCCACGAGTGCCGTATGAGTTCAGCTGGGTTCCAGCTAAAACTCAGCCAGATGTGCGCAGTTAG